One genomic window of Micromonospora sp. WMMD1128 includes the following:
- a CDS encoding replication initiator, which yields MRLQAAARLTQPDLPGWLRHVRPAAGCTRPVRLAGTMATVEAATGRLLSERSTADMPDGVIYKPCGNRRASVCPTCSKLYQRDAYQVVRAGLVGGKGVPEQVAHHPAVFPTFTAPSFGEVHTRYVKRHTCTRRAACDCRPEPCHARRDVTVCPHGVRLVCFARHEDTDARLGTPLCLDCYDHDAQAVWNLSAGELWRRTTIAVNRYMHRLASARGIPDIPVTSPRTGKTRWVSPVRLSFGKAAEMQRRGVVHFHAIIRLDGRDGDDPDAIVPAPPQLDAADLVAAVDHAAATVVFTTADHPAHPGGWRIGWGEQVLTKVITVAGRGEVTDAQVAAYLAKYATKSTEVTGHASNRLTTDSIDIYADPAGNHTERLIDACWMLGRPRDWRRLRRWAHMLGFGGHFLTKSRRYSVTFALLRNQRVVFRRAQSSGPQEAAADTEPTTLVVNFLQFVGAGWHTTADALLANASAAMAREHQDSAREYLQTLVA from the coding sequence ATCCGGCTGCAAGCCGCCGCCCGGCTCACCCAACCGGACCTGCCCGGCTGGCTGCGCCACGTCCGCCCGGCCGCCGGCTGCACCCGCCCGGTCCGCCTGGCCGGCACCATGGCCACGGTCGAGGCCGCTACCGGCCGTCTCCTGTCGGAGCGGTCAACGGCCGACATGCCCGACGGCGTCATCTACAAGCCGTGCGGCAACCGCCGTGCCTCGGTGTGCCCGACCTGCTCCAAGCTCTACCAGCGCGACGCCTACCAGGTGGTCCGCGCCGGCCTCGTCGGCGGCAAGGGCGTGCCCGAGCAGGTAGCCCACCACCCGGCGGTGTTCCCGACCTTCACCGCCCCGTCCTTCGGCGAGGTGCACACCCGCTACGTCAAGCGGCACACCTGCACCCGTCGCGCCGCCTGCGACTGCCGGCCCGAGCCCTGCCACGCCCGACGGGACGTGACCGTCTGCCCGCACGGGGTGCGGCTGGTCTGCTTCGCCCGCCACGAGGACACCGACGCCCGGTTGGGCACGCCGCTGTGCCTGGACTGCTACGACCACGACGCGCAGGCGGTTTGGAACCTCTCGGCCGGGGAGCTGTGGCGGCGCACCACCATCGCGGTCAACCGGTACATGCACCGCCTCGCCAGCGCACGCGGCATACCCGACATCCCTGTCACGTCGCCGCGTACCGGCAAGACCCGGTGGGTGTCCCCGGTACGGCTGTCGTTCGGCAAAGCCGCCGAAATGCAGCGGCGCGGCGTCGTGCACTTCCACGCCATCATCCGGCTCGACGGCCGCGACGGCGACGACCCCGACGCGATCGTGCCAGCACCGCCGCAGCTCGACGCCGCCGACCTGGTGGCCGCCGTCGACCACGCCGCCGCCACCGTCGTCTTCACCACCGCCGACCACCCCGCCCACCCGGGCGGCTGGCGCATCGGCTGGGGCGAGCAGGTGCTCACCAAGGTAATCACCGTGGCCGGCCGGGGTGAGGTGACCGACGCGCAGGTGGCGGCGTACCTGGCCAAGTACGCCACCAAGTCGACCGAGGTCACAGGCCACGCCTCCAACCGGCTCACCACCGACAGCATCGACATCTACGCCGACCCGGCCGGCAACCACACCGAACGCCTGATCGACGCCTGTTGGATGCTCGGCCGTCCCCGCGACTGGCGGCGGCTGCGGCGCTGGGCGCACATGCTCGGCTTCGGCGGTCACTTCCTCACCAAGTCGCGCCGCTACTCGGTGACCTTCGCTCTGCTGCGCAACCAACGCGTGGTGTTCCGCCGCGCCCAGAGCAGCGGCCCGCAGGAAGCCGCTGCCGACACCGAGCCGACCACGCTGGTGGTCAACTTCCTGCAATTCGTGGGCGCCGGGTGGCACACGACCGCCGACGCGCTGCTCGCCAACGCGTCCGCCGCGATGGCCCGAGAGCACCAGGATTCCGCGCGCGAGTACCTACAGACCCTCGTCGCCTGA